One Yimella lutea DNA window includes the following coding sequences:
- a CDS encoding glycine--tRNA ligase, translated as MLTVQEALLTLQKFWTDRGCMVVQPYNTEVGAGTMNPATVMRVLGPEPWRVAYVEPSVRPDDSRYGENPNRLQTHTQFQVILKPDPGNPQELYLESLRALGIDLDAHDVRFVEDNWQQPAIGAWGLGWEVWLDGMEVTQFTYFQQVVGQNLEPVSVELTYGIERIMMALQGVSHFKDMQYAPGITYGEAFGQNEYEMSRYYLDTADVATNRELFGHFTSEAQRMIDERLPVPAWTYVLKSSHAFNVLDSRGAVSTTERARSFSLMRKLAREAGALWTDRRAELGHPLLKGEAPQMVIGQAVMPPSEGETSAAKVSSDQPQTFAFEVGVEELPPHVVGQAIEQVRTGVTDGLAASRLEYGDITVVGTPRRIVATVASVSAHEPDAETLRKGPKVAAAFDADGNPTKACEGFARGQKVDVADLVRAEFDGAEHVAVKVQQPGRDVLEVLGGIVEAVVGSLRADKNMRWSDPELTYSRPVRWLVALWGADLVPAQISQLRTGRTTYVHRTDPNALVPVASAAELTTLLGDKGIVLDPEARRASVVEQATRLAESVGGTVDFEAEWALVDEITNLVEQPHGILGGFEERYLRVPEQILTTVMRKHQRYLPVRDASGALMPYFITMANGDCDDDVVRGGNESVLRARYEDAAFFYDADLQVDLTELRAGISKLTFEDRLGSMADRSDRIKDVAAALAETIDLDASGRETLSRAGELAKFDLSSQMVVELSSLAGFMAKEYAAKAGETPEVASALWEMELPRTTGGPLPTSVPGALLALADRFDLLTAMFAIGAKPTGSSDPFALRRAALGVASILRGVDGVGAITISAGLAAAAARLRTQGVDVSDESVAAAQEFVEGRFHQQLRDEGISAGLVDAVAPLADAPGKAELALKDIEAVRATDGFAPLVEVTQRITRIVPAGTTGAYDRSVLVEDTEKALADRVDALPDHAGDGLVDWLADAKAIVDPANTFFDEILVMADDEALKAARLGLLQTIVDRAPKGIDWKALHAAL; from the coding sequence GTGCTGACCGTTCAAGAAGCCCTCCTGACGCTGCAGAAGTTCTGGACCGACCGTGGCTGCATGGTCGTCCAGCCGTACAACACCGAGGTCGGGGCGGGCACCATGAACCCGGCTACCGTCATGCGGGTCCTCGGACCGGAGCCCTGGCGGGTGGCGTACGTCGAGCCGTCCGTGCGCCCCGACGACAGCCGATACGGCGAGAACCCCAACCGACTGCAGACGCACACCCAGTTCCAGGTGATCCTCAAACCCGACCCCGGCAACCCGCAGGAGCTCTACCTGGAATCGCTGCGTGCACTCGGCATCGACCTGGACGCGCACGACGTCCGCTTCGTCGAAGACAACTGGCAGCAGCCGGCCATCGGCGCCTGGGGCCTGGGGTGGGAGGTCTGGCTGGACGGCATGGAGGTCACCCAGTTCACCTACTTCCAGCAGGTGGTGGGCCAGAACCTCGAACCGGTCAGTGTCGAGCTGACCTACGGCATCGAGCGCATCATGATGGCGTTGCAGGGCGTATCCCACTTCAAGGACATGCAGTACGCGCCGGGCATCACCTACGGCGAGGCGTTCGGGCAGAACGAGTACGAGATGTCGCGCTACTACCTCGACACCGCCGACGTGGCGACGAACCGCGAGTTGTTCGGCCACTTCACCTCCGAGGCGCAGCGGATGATCGACGAGCGCCTGCCGGTTCCGGCATGGACGTACGTGCTCAAGAGCTCGCACGCGTTCAACGTGCTCGACAGCCGCGGCGCCGTCTCGACCACCGAGCGCGCCCGCTCCTTCTCGCTGATGCGCAAGCTCGCCCGCGAGGCCGGCGCCCTGTGGACCGACCGCCGCGCCGAACTCGGCCACCCGTTGCTGAAGGGTGAGGCCCCGCAGATGGTCATCGGCCAGGCAGTCATGCCGCCGAGCGAGGGCGAGACGTCGGCGGCGAAAGTCAGCTCCGACCAGCCGCAGACCTTCGCGTTCGAGGTCGGCGTCGAGGAACTCCCGCCGCACGTCGTCGGCCAGGCGATCGAGCAGGTGCGCACCGGTGTCACCGACGGTCTCGCGGCCTCGCGCCTGGAGTACGGCGACATCACCGTCGTCGGCACCCCGCGCCGCATCGTCGCCACCGTCGCCTCGGTGTCGGCGCACGAGCCCGACGCCGAGACCCTGCGCAAGGGCCCGAAGGTCGCCGCCGCGTTCGATGCAGACGGCAACCCGACCAAGGCCTGCGAGGGCTTCGCGCGTGGCCAGAAGGTCGACGTCGCCGACCTGGTGCGCGCGGAGTTCGACGGCGCCGAGCACGTCGCGGTGAAGGTGCAGCAGCCCGGACGTGACGTGCTGGAGGTGCTGGGCGGCATCGTCGAGGCGGTCGTCGGCTCGCTGCGCGCCGACAAGAACATGCGCTGGAGCGACCCGGAGCTCACCTACAGCCGTCCGGTGCGTTGGCTCGTCGCGCTGTGGGGCGCCGACCTGGTGCCCGCACAGATCTCGCAGCTGCGCACCGGCCGCACCACCTACGTGCACCGCACCGACCCCAATGCGTTGGTGCCTGTCGCGTCGGCTGCCGAACTCACCACGCTGCTGGGCGACAAGGGCATCGTGCTCGACCCGGAGGCCCGGCGTGCGTCGGTCGTCGAGCAGGCCACCCGGCTTGCTGAATCTGTCGGCGGCACAGTCGATTTCGAGGCCGAGTGGGCGCTCGTCGACGAGATCACCAACCTGGTCGAGCAGCCCCACGGCATCCTCGGTGGGTTCGAGGAGCGCTACCTGCGGGTGCCCGAGCAGATCCTCACCACCGTTATGCGCAAGCACCAACGCTACCTGCCGGTGCGGGACGCGTCGGGCGCCCTGATGCCGTACTTCATCACGATGGCGAACGGCGACTGCGACGACGACGTGGTGCGCGGCGGTAACGAGTCGGTGCTGCGGGCCCGCTACGAAGACGCGGCGTTCTTCTACGACGCCGACCTGCAGGTCGACCTCACCGAACTGCGCGCGGGCATCTCCAAGCTCACCTTCGAAGACCGCCTCGGCTCGATGGCCGACCGTTCCGACCGCATCAAGGACGTCGCGGCGGCGCTCGCCGAGACGATCGACCTGGACGCCTCGGGCCGCGAAACGCTTTCCCGGGCAGGCGAACTCGCGAAGTTCGACCTTTCGTCGCAGATGGTCGTCGAGCTGTCGTCGCTTGCCGGCTTCATGGCCAAGGAGTACGCCGCGAAGGCGGGGGAGACCCCCGAGGTCGCCTCGGCGCTGTGGGAGATGGAGTTGCCGCGCACCACCGGCGGCCCGCTGCCCACCTCGGTGCCGGGAGCGTTGCTGGCGCTCGCCGACCGGTTCGACCTGCTCACCGCCATGTTCGCGATCGGCGCCAAGCCGACCGGATCGTCCGACCCGTTCGCGTTGCGTCGTGCGGCACTCGGTGTTGCGAGCATCCTGCGCGGAGTCGACGGCGTCGGTGCGATCACGATCAGCGCCGGCCTCGCTGCCGCGGCTGCCCGTCTGCGCACCCAGGGTGTCGACGTCAGTGACGAATCGGTCGCTGCAGCACAGGAATTCGTCGAAGGACGCTTCCACCAGCAGTTGCGCGACGAGGGCATCTCGGCCGGGCTGGTCGACGCCGTCGCACCGCTCGCGGACGCCCCCGGCAAGGCGGAGCTCGCGCTCAAGGACATCGAGGCCGTGCGTGCGACCGACGGGTTCGCGCCCCTGGTCGAGGTGACCCAGCGCATCACCCGGATCGTGCCGGCCGGCACCACCGGTGCCTACGACCGGTCCGTGCTCGTCGAGGACACCGAGAAGGCGCTCGCCGACCGGGTCGACGCCCTGCCCGACCACGCGGGCGACGGCCTCGTCGATTGGCTCGCCGATGCGAAGGCGATCGTCGACCCGGCGAACACCTTCTTCGACGAGATCCTGGTGATGGCCGACGACGAGGCGCTCAAGGCCGCCCGCCTCGGCCTGCTGCAGACGATCGTCGACCGTGCGCCGAAGGGCATCGACTGGAAGGCGCTGCACGCGGCGCTGTGA